A single region of the Moorena sp. SIOASIH genome encodes:
- a CDS encoding group II intron maturase-specific domain-containing protein: MGWKFRVRKDGKFSCTPSEENHRNIRKKIKTVVNCSNYGAEVKAKKLAPIVRGWRNYHSSCDMSSARDKLWFMNHTAHRKFRKEKKVSRYRASELCKKAFPKVGYKQNQHVNVRGTKSPYDGDLVYWSQRNSLLYSDTTSEALKRQNHSCGYCGLKFLEDESVHLHHIDGNHDNWSNKNLLVVHQSCHQQIHWSKPKGRS, from the coding sequence CTGGGGTGGAAATTCCGCGTCAGAAAAGACGGAAAGTTCTCGTGTACTCCCTCAGAGGAAAACCACCGGAACATCCGTAAGAAGATTAAAACCGTAGTCAACTGCTCGAATTATGGTGCCGAAGTAAAAGCCAAGAAACTAGCCCCTATCGTACGCGGATGGCGAAACTACCACAGCAGCTGCGATATGAGCAGCGCACGGGATAAACTATGGTTCATGAATCACACTGCCCACCGAAAGTTCCGAAAGGAAAAGAAAGTAAGTCGGTACAGAGCTTCCGAACTATGCAAAAAGGCATTCCCAAAGGTAGGATACAAACAAAATCAGCACGTGAACGTAAGGGGGACAAAGTCACCCTATGACGGTGACCTAGTCTACTGGAGCCAAAGGAACTCCCTCCTTTATTCCGATACTACCTCCGAAGCATTGAAAAGGCAAAACCATTCCTGTGGATACTGTGGATTGAAGTTCTTAGAAGACGAATCTGTACATCTTCATCATATAGATGGAAACCACGACAATTGGTCTAATAAGAACTTACTAGTAGTTCATCAAAGCTGCCACCAACAGATACATTGGAGCAAGCCGAAAGGCCGGTCATAG
- a CDS encoding WD40 repeat domain-containing protein: protein MSQKYQKRQRQSIIGLITAGFVAISGVAAVAVWQWREALIGKNNANLKAEIAGLKSRLVSGEKSLDVQLGAIEVNQKLQQAKKPTIDILIQGVNLLRQNVNQIREINHLTGHHRPIYGIFYRPTLHKVTFSPDGKYLAMGSWDKTVKLWTLDGNLVKTLTGHQSFVYHLTFSPDGKYLASASADKTVKLWTLDGNLVKTLTGHLSDVYHVIFSPDGKYLASASWDKTVKLWTREGNLVKTLTGHLNDVYHVTFSPDGKYLASASRDKTVKLWTLDGNLVKTLTGHQSRVVHKTFSPPNVNVIFSPPNVNVIFSPDGKYLASANSASDNTVKLWKLEGGLVDTLTGHQSSVHHVVFSPDGKYLASASRDKTVKLWTLDGNLVDTLTGHQDSVSHVAFSRDGKYLASASGDKTVKLWTLDGNLVDTLTGHQDSVYQVTFSPNGKYLASASRDETIKLWMVDGNLVGTLTGHHQKNVSQVTFSPDGKYLASASSDKTVKLWTAEGKLIEMWTGEWTLGDKLSGNRCKLNRVTFKYVTFSSDGKYLASNNYDKTVKLWTREGKLVNTLTGHHDVVCHVTFSPDGKYLASASSDKTVKLWTREGKLLETLTGHQSFVHHVAFSPDGKYLASASSDKTVKLWTREGKLLETLTGHQSFVYHVAFSPDGKYLASTSSDKTVKLWKREGKLLETLTNHQSFIYHVAFSPDGKYLAFASSDNKVKLWKRKEKLVETLTGHHYSVYHVTFSPDGKYLASASADNTVKLWTLDGNLVDTLTGHEGLVYHVTFSPDGKYLASASADNTVKLWNFNREELLKYACNGLEDYLKNNPSASNEDRKLCRMD from the coding sequence TTGAGTCAGAAATACCAAAAACGTCAGCGTCAAAGTATTATAGGCTTAATAACCGCAGGATTTGTAGCCATCTCTGGGGTAGCAGCAGTGGCAGTTTGGCAATGGCGCGAGGCGCTTATCGGTAAAAACAATGCGAATCTTAAAGCTGAAATTGCAGGGTTAAAGTCTCGCTTAGTCTCAGGAGAGAAAAGTTTAGATGTTCAGTTGGGTGCAATTGAAGTAAATCAAAAATTGCAGCAAGCAAAGAAACCAACGATAGATATTTTGATTCAAGGTGTAAACTTGTTGCGGCAAAATGTTAATCAAATAAGAGAGATTAACCATTTGACTGGGCATCATCGTCCTATCTATGGTATCTTCTACAGACCCACTCTTCATAAAGTCACCTTCAGTCCCGATGGTAAATACCTTGCTATGGGTAGTTGGGACAAAACGGTGAAATTGTGGACGCTAGACGGGAATTTGGTGAAAACCTTGACTGGCCATCAGTCTTTTGTCTATCATCTCACCTTCAGTCCTGATGGTAAATACCTCGCTTCTGCTAGTGCTGACAAAACGGTGAAATTGTGGACGCTAGACGGGAATTTGGTGAAAACCTTGACTGGGCATCTGAGTGATGTCTATCATGTCATCTTCAGTCCCGATGGTAAATACCTCGCTTCTGCTAGTTGGGACAAAACGGTGAAATTGTGGACACGAGAGGGGAATTTGGTGAAAACCTTGACTGGGCATCTGAATGATGTCTATCATGTCACCTTCAGTCCTGATGGTAAATACCTCGCTTCTGCAAGTCGTGACAAAACGGTGAAATTGTGGACGCTAGACGGGAATTTGGTGAAAACCTTGACTGGCCATCAGAGTAGGGTAGTTCATAAGACCTTCAGTCCCCCAAATGTTAATGTCATCTTCAGTCCCCCAAATGTTAATGTCATCTTCAGTCCCGATGGTAAATACCTCGCTTCTGCTAATTCTGCTAGTGACAATACGGTGAAATTGTGGAAACTAGAGGGGGGATTAGTGGACACCTTGACTGGCCATCAGTCTTCTGTCCATCATGTTGTCTTCAGTCCTGATGGTAAATACCTCGCTTCTGCAAGTCGTGACAAAACTGTTAAATTGTGGACACTAGACGGGAATTTGGTAGACACCTTGACTGGCCATCAGGATTCTGTATCTCATGTTGCATTCAGTCGTGATGGTAAATACCTTGCTTCTGCAAGTGGTGACAAAACTGTTAAATTGTGGACACTAGACGGGAATTTAGTAGACACCTTGACTGGCCATCAGGATTCTGTCTATCAAGTTACCTTCAGTCCCAATGGAAAATATCTTGCTTCTGCAAGTCGTGACGAAACTATTAAATTGTGGATGGTAGACGGGAATTTGGTGGGCACTTTGACTGGGCATCATCAAAAAAATGTCTCTCAAGTCACATTCAGCCCGGATGGTAAATACCTCGCTTCTGCTAGTTCAGACAAAACTGTGAAATTGTGGACAGCAGAGGGTAAATTGATCGAGATGTGGACGGGAGAGTGGACATTGGGGGACAAGTTGTCTGGCAATAGGTGTAAGCTCAACCGTGTCACCTTCAAATATGTCACCTTCAGCTCTGACGGTAAATACCTTGCTTCTAATAATTATGACAAGACGGTGAAATTGTGGACACGAGAGGGGAAATTGGTGAACACCTTGACTGGCCATCACGATGTGGTTTGTCATGTTACCTTCAGTCCCGATGGTAAATACCTCGCTTCTGCTAGTTCGGACAAGACGGTGAAATTGTGGACACGAGAAGGAAAACTGCTAGAAACCTTGACTGGCCATCAGTCTTTTGTCCATCATGTTGCCTTCAGTCCCGATGGTAAATACCTCGCTTCTGCTAGTTCAGACAAAACTGTTAAATTATGGACACGAGAAGGGAAACTGCTAGAAACCTTGACTGGCCATCAGTCTTTTGTATATCATGTTGCCTTCAGTCCCGATGGTAAATACCTCGCTTCTACTAGTTCAGACAAAACTGTTAAATTATGGAAACGAGAAGGGAAACTGCTAGAAACCTTGACTAACCATCAGTCTTTTATCTATCATGTTGCCTTCAGCCCGGATGGTAAATACCTCGCTTTTGCTAGTTCGGACAATAAGGTGAAATTATGGAAACGAAAAGAGAAACTGGTAGAAACCTTGACTGGCCATCACTATTCTGTATATCATGTTACCTTCAGCCCGGATGGTAAATACCTCGCTTCTGCTAGTGCTGACAATACCGTGAAATTATGGACGCTAGACGGGAATTTAGTGGACACCTTAACTGGCCATGAGGGTCTGGTCTATCATGTCACCTTCAGTCCCGATGGTAAATACCTCGCTTCTGCTAGTGCTGACAATACCGTGAAATTGTGGAACTTTAACCGAGAGGAACTCCTCAAATACGCTTGCAATGGACTAGAAGATTACCTGAAAAATAATCCCAGTGCTAGCAATGAAGATCGTAAACTTTGTAGGATGGACTAA
- a CDS encoding reverse transcriptase domain-containing protein, translated as MVKHSELWKKQQWKKLRQNLFRLQKRVYKAVIAGDLKKARSLQKLILKSRSAQLLAVRQVTQLNKGKKTAGVDGKSSLNYRERIELVETLSDHASDWKHSRLREIPIPKKNGKVRVLKIPTIADRAWQCLMKLALEPAHEATFSGDSYGFRTGRCAQDVQKRLQIHLKSNSNGINKRIIELDIKKCFDRINHNSIMERLIAPVKIKNGIFRCLKAGVSVEFPDQGTPQGGVVSPLLANVALNGIEDIHTSLRYADDMVFILKPKDNAEKIINKVNKFLAERGMEISEEKTKLTKTTDGFDFL; from the coding sequence ATGGTAAAACATAGCGAACTTTGGAAAAAGCAACAGTGGAAGAAACTCCGCCAAAACTTATTCCGCCTACAAAAGCGCGTGTACAAAGCGGTTATAGCTGGTGACTTGAAGAAAGCCAGGTCATTACAAAAACTGATACTGAAATCCCGCTCAGCACAGCTTTTGGCAGTCCGACAAGTGACACAGCTAAATAAAGGGAAGAAAACGGCTGGAGTTGACGGAAAGTCAAGCCTCAACTACAGAGAACGGATCGAACTGGTGGAGACATTGAGCGACCATGCTTCTGACTGGAAACATAGCCGACTTCGTGAAATCCCAATCCCTAAAAAGAACGGGAAAGTAAGAGTGTTAAAGATACCAACCATAGCCGACCGAGCATGGCAATGTCTAATGAAGCTAGCCCTCGAACCAGCTCATGAAGCAACGTTCAGTGGAGACAGCTACGGATTCAGAACGGGTAGGTGCGCCCAAGATGTCCAAAAAAGGTTACAGATACATCTGAAATCGAACTCCAATGGTATCAACAAACGAATCATAGAGTTAGACATCAAAAAATGCTTCGACCGAATCAACCACAACTCCATAATGGAAAGACTAATAGCACCAGTAAAAATCAAAAACGGAATATTCAGATGCCTTAAAGCAGGAGTATCCGTAGAATTTCCAGACCAGGGTACACCCCAGGGCGGTGTGGTAAGTCCCTTACTAGCTAATGTGGCACTAAACGGAATAGAAGATATACACACAAGTTTGCGATACGCAGACGATATGGTGTTTATTCTAAAGCCAAAAGATAATGCTGAAAAAATTATCAACAAAGTCAATAAATTCTTGGCTGAAAGAGGAATGGAAATCAGTGAAGAAAAGACCAAGCTGACTAAAACGACAGACGGATTTGACTTCCTATGA